A single window of Synechococcus sp. CBW1004 DNA harbors:
- a CDS encoding FIST N-terminal domain-containing protein, whose amino-acid sequence MAAFPSFPWLARRDRPPAGQAWCRTALAREISLEEAVQSVARQLAGCGPADLALVFASASFASDLQRLLPLLRQKLRAEHWLGCLGGGVAGTDADGTPHELEQEPALVVTLLRLPGAELHSFSLDTTNLPDLDGPAELWIQQLGTDPVAGQSLLLFVDPSAAGINDLISGLDYAYPGVPKVGGIACPHSASHGSLLFGDGVAAGAVGCLIGGAWRIEPVLAQGCRPIGPVLEVEQAQRNVVLEVSDGEHRRSPVAALQAILVDLSPSEREQVRNSLFLGVGRSDFSLASLSQEPAAFLVRNLIGVDPRNGAVAVAERMRVGQKVQFQLRDGEASRLEARQLLAALEQRLEEPPLAALLFACLGRGQGLYGAPDGDVSLCREAFASVPISGVFCNGEIGPVGGTTHLHGYTASWGFLVPRSPATPALPAAV is encoded by the coding sequence ATGGCTGCCTTTCCCTCCTTTCCCTGGCTGGCGCGTCGTGATCGGCCGCCTGCCGGTCAGGCCTGGTGCCGCACGGCCCTGGCCCGTGAGATCTCCCTGGAGGAGGCGGTCCAGAGCGTGGCCCGGCAGCTCGCCGGCTGTGGCCCGGCCGATCTGGCGCTGGTGTTCGCTTCCGCCAGCTTCGCCAGCGATCTGCAGCGTCTGCTGCCGCTCCTGCGTCAGAAACTGCGCGCCGAGCACTGGCTGGGCTGCCTTGGTGGCGGCGTGGCCGGAACCGATGCCGATGGCACCCCCCATGAGCTCGAGCAGGAGCCAGCCCTTGTGGTGACGCTGCTGCGCCTGCCTGGGGCCGAACTGCATTCCTTCAGCCTCGACACCACCAACCTCCCCGATCTCGACGGGCCCGCCGAACTCTGGATCCAGCAGCTGGGCACTGACCCGGTGGCGGGCCAGTCGCTGCTGCTGTTCGTCGATCCCTCGGCAGCCGGCATCAACGACCTGATCAGCGGCCTCGACTACGCCTATCCCGGCGTCCCCAAGGTGGGTGGCATCGCCTGTCCCCACAGCGCCAGCCACGGTTCGCTGCTGTTCGGAGACGGAGTGGCCGCCGGAGCGGTCGGCTGTCTGATCGGCGGGGCCTGGCGGATCGAGCCGGTGCTGGCCCAGGGCTGCCGGCCGATCGGCCCGGTGCTCGAGGTGGAGCAGGCTCAGCGCAATGTGGTGCTGGAGGTGAGCGACGGCGAGCATCGCCGCAGCCCGGTGGCGGCTCTGCAGGCGATCCTGGTCGATCTCAGCCCGAGTGAGCGTGAACAGGTGCGCAACTCCCTGTTCCTCGGAGTGGGCCGCAGCGACTTCAGCCTGGCCAGCCTGAGCCAGGAGCCCGCCGCTTTTCTGGTGCGCAATCTCATCGGGGTCGACCCGCGCAACGGTGCCGTGGCGGTGGCCGAACGCATGCGCGTCGGTCAGAAGGTGCAGTTTCAGCTGCGCGACGGCGAGGCCTCGCGGCTGGAGGCCCGGCAGCTGCTCGCCGCCCTGGAGCAGCGTCTGGAGGAGCCGCCGCTGGCAGCCCTTCTGTTTGCCTGTCTCGGCCGCGGCCAGGGCCTCTACGGCGCCCCGGACGGTGATGTGAGTCTCTGCCGCGAGGCCTTCGCGTCAGTGCCGATCAGCGGTGTGTTCTGCAACGGCGAGATCGGCCCGGTGGGCGGCACCACCCATCTGCATGGCTACACGGCCAGCTGGGGCTTCCTGGTGCCGCGCAGCCCGGCCACTCCGGCGTTGCCCGCCGCCGTCTGA
- the trmB gene encoding tRNA (guanosine(46)-N7)-methyltransferase TrmB yields the protein MRQHVNPLSRYHQLPRPLPPLVDLFADPTRPLHLDIGCARGRCLLELARRRPQRNHLGVEIRRPLVVAAEADRQAEGLANLHYLFCNANVSLQDWLAQLPEGRLDLVSIQFPDPWFKKKHHKRRVLQPTLLLSLAAALAPGRELFVQSDVPAVIEPMVQLVELSGCFERPAEDARPWRLSNPLPVPTERETYVLDQGLPVYRVLYRRNTLPLPSLERLERALQEAEAAGQTLTEPV from the coding sequence GTGCGCCAGCACGTCAATCCCCTCAGTCGCTACCACCAGCTGCCGCGGCCCCTGCCGCCGCTGGTGGATCTGTTCGCTGATCCCACCCGGCCGCTCCACCTCGACATCGGCTGCGCCCGCGGCCGCTGTCTGCTGGAGCTGGCGCGCCGGCGGCCGCAGCGCAATCACCTCGGGGTGGAGATCCGCCGGCCCCTGGTGGTGGCCGCGGAGGCGGATCGTCAGGCCGAGGGGCTCGCCAACCTGCACTACCTGTTCTGCAACGCCAACGTCAGCCTCCAGGACTGGCTGGCGCAGCTGCCCGAGGGCCGGTTGGACCTGGTGTCGATTCAGTTCCCGGATCCCTGGTTCAAGAAGAAGCACCACAAGCGGCGGGTGCTGCAGCCGACGCTGCTGCTCAGTTTGGCGGCGGCCCTGGCCCCGGGCCGGGAGCTGTTTGTGCAGAGCGATGTGCCGGCCGTGATCGAGCCGATGGTGCAGCTGGTGGAGCTGAGCGGCTGTTTTGAGCGCCCCGCCGAGGACGCACGCCCCTGGCGCCTGAGCAACCCCCTGCCGGTGCCGACCGAGCGGGAGACCTACGTGCTCGACCAGGGACTGCCGGTGTATCGGGTGCTGTACCGGCGCAACACGCTGCCGCTGCCGTCGCTGGAGCGGCTCGAGCGGGCGCTGCAGGAGGCGGAGGCCGCCGGTCAGACGCTCACCGAACCGGTCTGA
- a CDS encoding IctB family putative bicarbonate transporter yields the protein MSSPPSATSPRLFPTPWLLRWQGLLASWHGGWLAEHLPLLAGWVLVALMASLPVITRAGLTLLITACGLLWLLWALRTPPGRIGAINAWLLLVLGLAVLATGFSPVPLAAFKGLLKLVSYLGVYALMRQLLASAPLWWDRIAAALLAGELLTSVIGIRQLYAAPGALARWSDANSVAQGTVRIYSTLDNPNLLGGYLLPILPLALVALLRWQGRPQRLFALVSLVLGVVALVLTYSRGAWMGMVAGLGTLALLLIWRAIRHWPLFWRRTLPVLLVLGGAAVLVVLVTQVEPLRVRVMSLVAGREDSSNNFRMNVWTAVLEMIQDRPWIGIGPGNSAFNLIYPLYQQPKFNALSAYSIPLEWTVEAGIPGLLAGVGLFLTAVRTGLAQWRSHGPLVLPSLAAVAVFVALAIQGLTDTIFFRPEVQLVALFSLATVAASVSGVGASRREAEGPQGTAADG from the coding sequence ATGTCCTCTCCCCCCTCCGCCACATCGCCACGGCTGTTCCCAACGCCATGGCTGCTGCGCTGGCAGGGGCTGCTGGCCTCCTGGCACGGGGGCTGGCTGGCGGAGCATCTGCCCCTGCTGGCCGGTTGGGTGCTGGTGGCGCTGATGGCCAGCCTTCCCGTGATCACCCGCGCCGGCCTGACGCTGCTGATCACGGCCTGCGGGTTGCTGTGGCTGTTGTGGGCTCTGCGCACCCCGCCGGGGCGGATCGGTGCCATCAACGCCTGGCTGCTGCTGGTGCTCGGCCTGGCGGTGCTGGCCACGGGCTTCTCGCCTGTTCCCCTCGCGGCCTTCAAGGGCCTGCTCAAGCTGGTGAGTTACCTGGGTGTCTACGCCCTGATGCGTCAGCTCCTGGCCAGCGCTCCGCTCTGGTGGGACAGGATCGCGGCGGCTCTCCTGGCGGGTGAGCTGCTCACCAGCGTCATCGGCATCCGCCAGCTCTATGCCGCCCCGGGCGCCCTGGCCCGCTGGTCGGATGCGAACTCCGTGGCCCAGGGCACGGTGCGCATCTACAGCACCCTCGACAACCCCAACCTGCTGGGGGGCTACCTGCTGCCGATCCTGCCGCTGGCCCTGGTGGCGTTGCTGCGCTGGCAGGGACGTCCCCAGCGGCTGTTCGCCCTGGTGTCGCTGGTGCTGGGGGTGGTGGCCCTGGTGCTCACCTACAGCCGCGGTGCCTGGATGGGGATGGTGGCCGGCCTGGGCACGCTGGCGTTGCTGCTGATCTGGCGGGCGATTCGCCACTGGCCCCTGTTCTGGCGCCGCACTCTGCCGGTGCTGCTCGTGCTCGGTGGTGCCGCGGTTCTGGTGGTGCTGGTCACCCAGGTGGAGCCGCTGCGGGTGCGGGTGATGAGCCTGGTGGCGGGCCGCGAGGACAGCTCCAACAATTTCCGCATGAACGTCTGGACGGCGGTGCTGGAGATGATTCAGGACCGCCCCTGGATCGGCATCGGCCCGGGCAACAGCGCCTTCAACCTGATCTATCCGCTTTACCAGCAGCCCAAGTTCAACGCCCTCAGCGCCTATTCGATTCCCCTGGAATGGACGGTCGAGGCGGGCATCCCGGGCCTGCTGGCGGGGGTGGGGCTGTTTCTGACCGCGGTGCGCACCGGTCTGGCCCAGTGGCGCTCCCATGGACCCCTGGTGCTGCCCAGCCTGGCGGCGGTGGCGGTGTTCGTGGCGCTGGCGATCCAGGGCCTCACCGACACGATCTTCTTCCGGCCGGAGGTGCAGCTCGTCGCCCTCTTCAGCCTCGCCACCGTGGCCGCCTCGGTGAGCGGCGTCGGGGCGAGCCGCCGTGAGGCGGAGGGGCCCCAGGGCACCGCGGCTGATGGCTGA
- a CDS encoding DUF3177 family protein: MPDLLYRSLVWLDMRLGVLFAVALPLVLLIWSVRRREPALLRLLSLYWKTASLMLIALLLLVDSRPIGYPLLVIAPLLSLLSLWFWVDLNEELADMPPWRPLPLTVRIWRWSLTLVSLLTSGFALTALPCLGGGLSSVACRSWLEAPQTLNASLDRVFDFIFGADWTPAAAAFVGYVALVAYAVGLLQWLLVRLPRQGRVAGGF, encoded by the coding sequence GTGCCGGATCTGCTCTACCGCTCCCTGGTCTGGCTGGATATGCGCCTGGGGGTGCTGTTCGCGGTGGCCCTGCCCCTGGTGCTGCTGATCTGGAGCGTGCGTCGGCGCGAACCGGCGCTCCTGCGACTGCTGTCGCTTTACTGGAAGACCGCCAGCCTGATGCTGATCGCTCTGCTGCTGCTGGTCGACAGCCGGCCGATCGGCTACCCCCTGCTGGTGATCGCGCCGTTGCTCAGCCTGCTCTCGCTGTGGTTCTGGGTGGATCTCAACGAGGAGCTGGCGGACATGCCGCCCTGGCGCCCCCTGCCGCTGACGGTGCGCATCTGGCGCTGGAGCCTGACGCTGGTGTCCCTGCTCACCAGCGGCTTCGCCCTGACGGCCCTGCCCTGCCTGGGTGGCGGCCTCAGCAGCGTGGCGTGCCGCAGCTGGCTGGAGGCCCCCCAGACGCTCAACGCGTCGCTGGACCGGGTCTTCGACTTCATCTTCGGGGCGGACTGGACCCCGGCGGCCGCGGCCTTCGTCGGCTACGTGGCGCTGGTGGCCTACGCGGTGGGCCTGCTGCAGTGGCTGCTGGTGCGCCTGCCACGCCAGGGACGGGTGGCCGGCGGCTTCTGA
- the glmM gene encoding phosphoglucosamine mutase → MGPALGESVTGFGTDGIRGRVGSTITPALALQLGYWCGLVLPPDGPVVIGSDSRSSGPMLMAALTAGLTAAGREVWDLGLCPTPAVPGTIRRHQAAGGLMVSASHNPPHDNGIKVFDNGGSKLGRQMQQAIEAGLRGERPLPAFHGEGSSQGRTDLIETYRRSLVESAGGRRLDGVRVVLDLCWGSATACGESVFRELGADLTVLHGSPDGQRINQGCGSTHLEPLRQAVLETGAAMGFAFDGDADRMLAVDGRGRVVDGDQILYLWGSALMQAGELPENRIVATVMSNLGFERAWTDAGGVLERTAVGDQYVHAAMEKLGAGLGGEQSGHILSARHGMSGDGLLTAVQVATLVQGRGQSLAEWMDGSWQPYPQKLVNVVVPDRRKRVGWQDCAPLREAVTQAEQAMAGSGRVLVRPSGTEPLLRVMVEAAEMEQVEHWCSSLAADAERWLNAAPGAAG, encoded by the coding sequence ATCGGGCCCGCCCTGGGGGAATCCGTCACGGGCTTCGGCACCGACGGCATCCGCGGCCGGGTGGGCAGCACGATCACACCGGCACTGGCCCTGCAGCTCGGCTACTGGTGCGGCCTGGTGCTGCCTCCGGACGGGCCGGTGGTGATCGGCAGCGATTCCCGCAGCAGCGGCCCGATGCTGATGGCGGCCCTCACCGCCGGCCTCACCGCCGCCGGCCGCGAGGTGTGGGATCTGGGCCTCTGCCCGACGCCGGCGGTGCCCGGCACGATCCGACGCCACCAGGCGGCCGGTGGCCTGATGGTGTCGGCGAGCCACAACCCGCCCCACGACAACGGCATCAAGGTGTTCGACAACGGCGGCTCCAAGCTCGGCCGTCAGATGCAGCAGGCGATCGAGGCGGGGCTGCGGGGCGAGCGGCCGTTGCCGGCCTTCCACGGGGAGGGCAGCAGCCAGGGGCGCACCGATCTGATCGAGACCTATCGCCGCTCGCTCGTCGAGAGCGCCGGTGGCCGCCGCCTCGATGGCGTCCGGGTGGTGCTCGATCTCTGCTGGGGCTCCGCCACCGCCTGCGGCGAATCGGTGTTCCGCGAGCTGGGGGCCGATCTGACCGTGCTGCACGGCAGCCCGGATGGGCAGCGCATCAACCAGGGCTGCGGCAGCACCCACCTGGAGCCTCTGCGTCAGGCGGTGCTTGAGACCGGTGCCGCCATGGGCTTCGCCTTCGACGGCGACGCCGACCGGATGCTGGCGGTGGACGGCCGCGGCCGGGTGGTGGATGGCGATCAGATCCTCTACCTCTGGGGTTCCGCCCTGATGCAGGCCGGCGAACTGCCGGAGAACCGCATCGTGGCCACGGTGATGTCGAACCTCGGCTTCGAGCGGGCCTGGACCGACGCGGGTGGCGTGCTGGAGCGCACCGCCGTCGGCGATCAGTACGTGCATGCGGCGATGGAGAAGCTCGGCGCCGGCCTCGGCGGCGAGCAGTCGGGTCACATCCTCTCGGCGCGCCACGGCATGAGCGGCGATGGCCTGCTCACGGCGGTGCAGGTGGCCACGCTGGTGCAGGGCCGCGGCCAGAGCCTGGCTGAGTGGATGGACGGCAGCTGGCAGCCCTATCCGCAGAAGCTGGTGAACGTGGTGGTGCCGGACCGCCGGAAGCGGGTGGGCTGGCAGGACTGCGCACCCCTGCGCGAAGCGGTGACGCAGGCGGAGCAGGCGATGGCCGGCAGCGGCCGGGTGCTGGTGCGCCCCAGCGGCACCGAACCGCTGCTGCGGGTGATGGTGGAGGCCGCCGAGATGGAGCAGGTGGAGCACTGGTGCAGCAGCCTCGCCGCCGACGCCGAACGCTGGTTGAACGCGGCCCCGGGGGCGGCCGGCTGA
- a CDS encoding bifunctional diguanylate cyclase/phosphodiesterase translates to MPEQPDVNLARLLPHDPADRLPLRADVVELLRRAGVEFFRIPIAPEGEAMQAYFLSPAYIHCHFTPTWVAQEGSALTLLQVFLSKVHPEDREHMSGVARILLGSENHNSDITSNRFRGVSETGQWCWYEVRMSVRMEGDLRICEGLMINVEEQEEARHKLERVAFEDRLTGLGNMAATLRSLQRLIHPGGEARAMAPPDPADTAGDAPPSSDPQVARNPDPFAIIWLDLAGFGRLNSLLGRSKGDEVLISAARILREWIQDGDLLTRPNSDEFLIVLPGRDSDAALSAAQHLQQVLPHRMQSHTDLQRGLSFRAGICSYPHHGQEAETLLGYAAAALDQAARHAPDALVVYSEALTESAREVMSLEQELQQVLSRNELRLVFQPQVGADGALLGCEALLRWQSPQLGMVSPGRFIPLAEETGQIHGIGAWVIEEACRLQAHWRAEGLNPPPMGINISAVQLTNSRISVAEHLLNCLTRHRLDPAALHVEITESGALEENGIRQLTAIHSAGVVLEIDDFGTGFASLSALLRLPIHTLKLDQSFVREMDTSEASVAILRASLALADSIGATALVEGVEESWQAEQLVDMGYRRFQGYLFSRPLEHDAYTELLRDPSHLRRQGQEAASAQS, encoded by the coding sequence ATGCCCGAACAGCCCGACGTCAACCTGGCCCGCCTTCTGCCACACGATCCAGCCGATCGCCTGCCGCTCCGCGCCGATGTGGTGGAGCTCCTGCGACGTGCCGGGGTGGAGTTCTTCCGCATCCCGATCGCCCCCGAGGGAGAGGCGATGCAGGCCTACTTCCTCTCCCCCGCCTACATCCATTGCCATTTCACCCCCACCTGGGTGGCGCAGGAGGGCTCGGCGCTCACCCTGCTGCAGGTCTTCCTCTCGAAGGTGCATCCGGAGGATCGCGAGCACATGAGCGGCGTCGCCCGCATCCTTCTCGGCAGCGAGAACCACAACTCCGATATCACCAGCAATCGCTTCCGCGGCGTCTCCGAAACCGGCCAGTGGTGCTGGTACGAGGTGCGCATGAGCGTGCGCATGGAGGGAGACCTGCGCATCTGCGAAGGCCTGATGATCAACGTCGAGGAACAGGAGGAGGCACGTCACAAGCTGGAGCGGGTCGCCTTTGAGGACCGCCTCACCGGTCTCGGCAACATGGCGGCGACGCTACGCAGCCTGCAACGACTGATCCACCCCGGCGGCGAGGCCAGGGCGATGGCGCCTCCCGATCCGGCGGACACCGCTGGTGATGCGCCGCCCAGCAGCGATCCTCAGGTCGCCAGGAACCCCGATCCCTTCGCGATCATCTGGCTGGATCTGGCCGGCTTCGGCCGCCTCAATTCACTGCTGGGGCGCAGCAAGGGTGATGAGGTGCTCATCTCCGCGGCCCGGATCCTGCGGGAGTGGATCCAGGACGGCGACCTGCTGACCCGGCCCAACTCCGACGAATTCCTGATCGTCCTGCCCGGTCGCGACAGCGACGCGGCCCTCTCGGCGGCCCAGCACCTGCAGCAGGTGCTCCCCCACCGCATGCAGTCCCACACCGATCTGCAGCGGGGGCTCAGCTTCCGGGCCGGCATCTGCAGCTACCCGCACCACGGCCAGGAGGCCGAGACCCTGCTGGGCTATGCCGCCGCCGCCCTCGACCAGGCCGCCCGCCACGCACCCGATGCCCTGGTGGTCTACAGCGAGGCGCTCACCGAGTCCGCCCGCGAGGTGATGAGCCTGGAACAGGAGCTGCAGCAGGTGCTCTCCCGCAACGAACTGCGGCTGGTGTTCCAGCCCCAGGTGGGGGCCGACGGGGCGCTGCTCGGCTGCGAGGCGCTGCTGCGCTGGCAGAGCCCCCAGCTGGGCATGGTCAGCCCGGGGCGCTTCATCCCCCTCGCCGAGGAGACCGGCCAGATCCATGGCATCGGCGCCTGGGTGATCGAGGAGGCCTGTCGCCTGCAGGCCCACTGGCGGGCAGAAGGGCTGAATCCGCCGCCGATGGGAATCAACATCTCCGCAGTCCAGCTCACCAACAGCCGCATCAGCGTGGCCGAACACCTGCTGAACTGCCTCACCAGGCATCGGCTCGATCCAGCGGCGCTGCATGTGGAGATCACCGAATCCGGAGCGCTCGAGGAGAACGGCATCCGCCAGCTCACAGCCATCCACAGTGCGGGCGTGGTTCTGGAGATCGACGACTTCGGCACCGGCTTCGCCAGCCTCAGTGCCTTGCTGCGCCTCCCAATCCACACCCTCAAGCTCGATCAGAGCTTCGTGCGCGAGATGGATACATCCGAGGCCTCGGTGGCGATCCTGCGCGCCAGCCTGGCCCTGGCCGATTCGATCGGCGCCACGGCCCTGGTGGAGGGGGTGGAGGAAAGCTGGCAGGCGGAGCAGCTGGTGGACATGGGCTATCGCCGTTTCCAGGGCTACCTGTTCAGCCGTCCCCTCGAGCACGACGCCTACACGGAGCTGCTGCGGGATCCCTCCCACCTGCGCCGCCAGGGCCAGGAGGCGGCATCGGCGCAGTCCTGA
- a CDS encoding cytochrome P450, with translation MAMPLPLPASLLPAWFASAPHGPQALLSWLQALGSWALALGQGLLAAMQRNGPPPLPVWLLWFGVLVLAMQLPGLIPRTGQQLARLRELASRLWRLLLALVRELLWVDPTLRRARHQRWRPVDEEDSPLGRSLRQVLLDLIALPLDWVASLGPQRLLRPDPATEEKEQRRLRSSAALLPRLRWAWERHVTLYLGLSVLRLVQPRLWLPGALWRRFVHADSYPGFPIRGMLWLTRNADVRDVLERPETFEVIYGPRMQEVSQPLDPPGGEEVPGDPSEEGNFLLGMQDTPRYWRDISNMRLAFRREDAALCRQLSERAAESTLQRLISSQGQSGPLRLDLPVQLVVPALEALVGAYFGIPLPLRCGGRSGSDPAPGSDPGEDEVDVQHLWLEDVFDYLFYDLKGESSRPRALHAAPRVRTALQRLIRSRRQAMENDPAAREADDVLSRCLRLQRSGTPGMDDETLRINLTGFLVGAMTPLINATCQVMDVLLERPRALALAQAAARDPDPDQTHVRLRACVMEALRFSPGDPVIYRWTCRDSWVGEGSRRRAIPRGTLVMAWNASAMFDPALVSAPWAFRTDRPAGAYLHWGHGQHSCAGAYINMAVIPAILAPLLRRGRLRRAEGSAGRMHKPGITVRHFELLLLPIGRERTQP, from the coding sequence ATGGCCATGCCGCTCCCCCTTCCCGCTTCGCTGCTGCCGGCATGGTTCGCTTCCGCGCCGCACGGGCCGCAGGCCCTCCTGAGCTGGCTGCAGGCCCTCGGATCCTGGGCCCTCGCCCTGGGGCAAGGCCTGCTCGCCGCGATGCAGCGCAACGGCCCGCCCCCCCTGCCGGTCTGGCTGTTGTGGTTCGGGGTGCTGGTGCTGGCGATGCAGCTGCCGGGGCTGATTCCCCGGACCGGACAGCAGCTTGCGCGACTGCGGGAGCTGGCCAGCCGCCTCTGGCGCCTGTTGCTGGCTCTGGTGCGTGAGCTCCTGTGGGTCGATCCGACCCTGCGCCGCGCCCGCCATCAACGCTGGCGTCCTGTGGATGAGGAGGACTCACCACTGGGCCGGAGCCTCCGGCAGGTGCTGCTGGATCTGATCGCCCTGCCGCTGGACTGGGTGGCCAGCCTGGGGCCCCAGCGACTCCTGCGCCCGGATCCGGCAACCGAGGAGAAGGAGCAGCGCCGCCTCCGCTCCAGCGCCGCGCTGCTACCGCGGCTGCGCTGGGCCTGGGAGCGCCATGTGACTCTCTATCTGGGGCTGTCGGTGCTGCGCCTGGTGCAGCCGCGCCTCTGGCTACCCGGTGCCCTGTGGCGCCGGTTCGTGCACGCGGACAGCTATCCCGGCTTCCCGATCCGGGGGATGCTCTGGCTCACCCGCAACGCCGATGTGCGCGATGTGCTGGAGCGGCCCGAGACCTTCGAGGTGATCTACGGCCCCCGCATGCAGGAGGTGAGCCAGCCCCTGGATCCTCCCGGTGGCGAAGAGGTGCCCGGCGACCCGAGCGAGGAGGGCAATTTCCTGCTGGGCATGCAGGACACACCGCGCTACTGGCGCGACATCTCCAACATGCGGCTGGCCTTCCGGCGTGAGGATGCGGCCCTGTGCCGGCAGCTGAGCGAACGGGCGGCCGAATCGACCCTGCAGCGACTGATCAGCAGCCAGGGCCAGAGCGGCCCACTGCGCCTCGATCTACCGGTCCAGCTGGTCGTGCCGGCCCTGGAGGCGCTGGTGGGGGCCTACTTCGGCATCCCGTTGCCGCTGCGCTGCGGCGGCCGCTCCGGATCGGATCCTGCACCCGGCTCCGACCCGGGCGAGGACGAGGTGGATGTGCAGCACCTCTGGCTGGAGGATGTCTTCGACTACCTCTTCTATGACCTCAAAGGCGAGAGCAGCCGCCCCCGCGCGCTGCATGCCGCTCCGCGGGTGCGCACTGCCCTGCAACGGCTGATCCGATCTCGCAGGCAGGCGATGGAGAACGACCCCGCCGCCCGCGAGGCGGATGACGTGCTCAGCCGCTGCCTGCGCCTGCAGCGCTCCGGCACCCCCGGCATGGACGACGAGACCCTGCGGATCAATCTCACCGGGTTCCTGGTGGGGGCGATGACGCCACTGATCAACGCCACCTGCCAGGTGATGGATGTACTGCTGGAGCGTCCCCGGGCCCTGGCCCTGGCCCAGGCCGCCGCCCGGGACCCCGATCCCGACCAGACCCATGTCCGGCTGCGGGCCTGTGTGATGGAGGCGCTGCGCTTTTCCCCCGGCGATCCGGTCATCTATCGCTGGACATGCCGGGACAGCTGGGTGGGGGAGGGGTCACGCCGTCGCGCCATCCCCCGGGGCACGCTGGTCATGGCCTGGAACGCCTCGGCGATGTTCGATCCGGCCCTGGTGAGCGCCCCCTGGGCTTTCCGAACCGATCGTCCGGCGGGCGCCTATCTGCACTGGGGCCATGGCCAGCACAGCTGCGCCGGCGCCTACATCAACATGGCCGTGATTCCGGCGATCCTGGCGCCGCTGCTGCGCCGGGGCCGGCTCAGGCGCGCCGAGGGAAGCGCCGGCAGGATGCACAAGCCCGGGATCACCGTGCGCCATTTCGAGCTCCTGCTGCTGCCGATTGGGCGCGAGCGGACGCAACCCTGA
- a CDS encoding BadF/BadG/BcrA/BcrD ATPase family protein: MAEAIAGSGPGHSGLQEPAAAIGLSQAALIAGFDAGQTHTTCRLAEKHSGRVLAEGEGPGVSHLAAAAGEERFRQALIVSLRDALRRLHGGGSAADRSPEPMASGDPGAPGERLFCPRLGGHTGGPALLAAAVGASGIERDSAVELRGLALAAEALALEPGRLWVGGDERTALRGAFPEGAGIIVISGTGTIALGRDGQGREHRCAGWGWLLDGAGSAFDIGRDGLALTLEMADGRQPDGPLRQRLWQALDLDPADAGAPQAIKARAVSAGFVPSGLAALAPPVEEAAAAGDGVALTILRRHGEALAESVAAVARALDLIAPPVAALGGAISHLPLFRRQFEQALADRLPGACLGAPAGDAACGALAIARELAEGVPSAG; encoded by the coding sequence ATGGCTGAGGCGATCGCGGGCTCCGGCCCTGGCCACTCCGGCCTTCAGGAGCCGGCCGCGGCGATCGGGCTCTCCCAGGCCGCTCTGATCGCCGGCTTCGACGCAGGCCAGACCCACACCACCTGCCGGCTCGCCGAGAAGCACAGCGGCCGGGTGCTGGCCGAGGGGGAGGGCCCCGGGGTCAGCCATCTGGCGGCGGCGGCGGGCGAGGAGCGCTTCCGTCAGGCCCTCATCGTCAGCCTGCGTGACGCCCTGCGGAGGCTCCACGGTGGCGGCAGCGCCGCTGACCGGAGTCCTGAGCCGATGGCATCGGGCGATCCGGGGGCCCCGGGGGAGAGGCTGTTCTGCCCCCGGCTGGGGGGCCATACCGGGGGGCCTGCCCTGCTGGCGGCGGCGGTGGGAGCCAGTGGCATTGAGCGGGACAGCGCCGTGGAGCTCAGGGGCCTGGCCCTCGCCGCGGAGGCGCTGGCTCTCGAACCGGGGCGACTGTGGGTCGGCGGGGATGAGCGCACGGCCCTGCGCGGCGCCTTCCCCGAAGGAGCTGGAATCATTGTGATCAGCGGCACCGGCACGATCGCCCTGGGTCGCGATGGCCAGGGCCGGGAGCACCGCTGCGCCGGCTGGGGCTGGCTGCTGGATGGTGCCGGCTCCGCCTTCGACATCGGCCGCGACGGTCTGGCCCTCACGCTCGAGATGGCCGATGGCCGCCAGCCGGATGGACCCCTGCGCCAGCGGCTCTGGCAGGCCCTGGATCTGGATCCCGCCGATGCCGGCGCGCCGCAGGCGATCAAGGCCCGGGCGGTGAGCGCCGGATTCGTGCCGTCCGGGCTGGCTGCTCTGGCGCCCCCGGTCGAGGAGGCCGCGGCGGCGGGCGATGGCGTCGCCCTGACGATCCTGCGGCGCCACGGCGAGGCCCTGGCGGAGTCGGTGGCGGCAGTGGCCCGGGCCCTGGATCTGATCGCCCCACCGGTGGCGGCCCTTGGGGGGGCGATCAGCCATCTGCCCCTGTTCCGCAGGCAGTTCGAGCAGGCACTGGCGGATCGGCTGCCTGGCGCCTGTCTCGGCGCACCGGCCGGAGACGCGGCCTGTGGGGCCCTGGCCATCGCCCGGGAGCTGGCGGAGGGAGTGCCCTCAGCGGGTTGA